From a single Helicovermis profundi genomic region:
- a CDS encoding ExeA family protein — protein MDYTSRFGLDFNPFIKNSKEIIIETSEYKETLLRLNILLETRGFGLITGSPGKGKTTIIRSWSKILNPSLFKVIYSSLSTLTVAEFYKNLAQQLGLEPMMRKNDNFKIIQNEITRYAVEKRITPVIIIDEANYINNGILNDLKILFNFEMDSKDRAVVLLVGLPNINNTLRLVSHEPLRQRITMNYHLDGLNKEEARSYIKNKLIGANCHVNIFSEGALEGIINSSNGIPRIINKICNACLLIGNNQNITDINNDIVMMAVNETELG, from the coding sequence ATGGATTATACAAGTCGTTTTGGGTTAGATTTTAACCCATTTATAAAAAATAGTAAAGAAATAATAATTGAAACATCTGAATACAAAGAAACTTTGTTAAGACTTAATATACTACTTGAAACTAGAGGATTTGGTCTTATTACAGGATCACCTGGAAAAGGTAAAACAACTATTATAAGAAGTTGGTCTAAAATACTAAATCCTTCACTTTTTAAGGTTATTTATAGTTCATTATCAACTCTAACTGTAGCTGAATTTTATAAAAATTTAGCTCAGCAATTAGGTTTAGAGCCAATGATGAGAAAAAATGATAATTTTAAGATAATTCAAAATGAAATTACTAGATACGCTGTTGAAAAACGCATAACTCCGGTTATTATTATTGATGAAGCAAATTACATTAATAATGGTATACTAAATGATTTGAAAATTCTTTTCAATTTTGAAATGGATTCAAAAGATCGTGCAGTTGTATTATTAGTTGGACTTCCAAATATAAATAATACTCTTAGATTAGTATCACACGAACCGCTAAGACAAAGAATAACTATGAATTATCATTTAGATGGACTAAATAAAGAAGAAGCTAGAAGCTATATAAAAAATAAACTCATCGGAGCTAATTGTCATGTAAATATTTTTAGTGAAGGAGCCTTAGAAGGCATAATTAACTCTTCAAATGGTATACCAAGAATTATTAATAAAATATGTAATGCATGCTTATTAATAGGTAATAATCAAAATATTACAGATATTAATAACGATATTGTAATGATGGCGGTTAATGAAACTGAATTAGGATAA
- a CDS encoding DDE-type integrase/transposase/recombinase translates to MNNDDKQKIALFRYSILAPLISGTCDDSKSNKAFFRDASHNTYTNPRGMDTIISATTIERWYYSYQKYGFDGLMPKRRNDTGQSRKLDDDMIEQINYLKSEYPRIPATLIHQKLISNGTINKGEISLSTINRYVNQLNKNNLYTNNKDMRRYERPHINEVWCGDSSVGPYLMINRKKHKVWIIAMLDDASRMITGIDVFFNDNTVNVMSVLKSAVSKYGRPKRLNFDNGSSYKNKQITLLAARIGSTLNYNPPYTPTGKAKVERFFKTLKQQWMSGLNMNDFSSLEDLRLSLLIYVKSYNQKIHSSLNGLSPMDRFFSESALIKRLSEDHIYKSFLLEIERRVSTDNVVVINEVEYEVHYRFSKQRITLRYSPDMKNIFILDKYTGDLTPIKLLNKHENSKIKREKVKLTGGKN, encoded by the coding sequence ATGAATAACGATGATAAGCAAAAAATTGCACTTTTTAGGTATAGCATTCTTGCTCCATTAATTAGCGGAACATGTGATGATTCGAAATCTAATAAGGCTTTTTTTCGTGATGCCTCTCATAACACTTATACCAATCCGAGGGGCATGGATACTATTATTTCGGCTACAACTATAGAGCGTTGGTACTATAGTTATCAAAAATATGGTTTTGATGGTCTAATGCCTAAAAGGCGTAATGATACAGGTCAATCAAGAAAACTTGATGATGATATGATAGAGCAAATTAACTATCTTAAAAGTGAATATCCAAGAATTCCTGCTACATTAATTCATCAAAAGTTAATTAGTAATGGCACTATTAACAAAGGTGAAATTTCACTTTCAACAATTAATAGATATGTAAATCAATTAAATAAAAATAATCTTTATACCAATAATAAGGATATGAGAAGATATGAGCGTCCTCATATCAATGAAGTATGGTGTGGTGACAGCAGTGTTGGACCTTACTTAATGATTAATAGGAAAAAACATAAAGTGTGGATTATTGCTATGTTAGATGATGCTTCACGTATGATAACTGGTATTGACGTATTTTTTAATGATAATACAGTTAATGTAATGTCTGTACTAAAATCTGCAGTTTCAAAATATGGAAGACCAAAACGACTAAATTTTGATAATGGATCTTCATATAAAAATAAGCAAATCACCTTACTTGCTGCTCGCATTGGTTCAACGCTTAACTACAATCCACCTTATACACCAACTGGAAAAGCTAAGGTAGAAAGGTTCTTTAAAACCCTTAAACAACAGTGGATGAGTGGACTTAACATGAATGATTTTTCATCACTCGAGGATCTTCGTTTATCACTTTTAATATATGTAAAATCTTACAATCAAAAGATTCATAGTTCTTTAAACGGATTATCACCAATGGACCGTTTTTTTAGTGAATCAGCGCTTATCAAAAGATTAAGTGAAGATCATATTTATAAAAGTTTTCTACTTGAAATAGAGCGGCGAGTTTCAACAGATAATGTAGTTGTAATTAATGAAGTGGAATATGAAGTGCATTATAGATTTTCTAAACAAAGAATTACTTTAAGGTATTCACCTGATATGAAAAATATTTTTATATTAGATAAATATACAGGAGATTTAACGCCTATTAAGTTACTAAATAAGCATGAAAATTCTAAAATCAAACGTGAAAAAGTTAAATTAACAGGAGGAAAAAATTAA